The stretch of DNA GAGATCAGCACGATGCCGGCGGCCAGCACCAGCGGGGCCGTGCCCAGGTGGAGCCAGCCGCGCAGCCGCGGCTTGATCTCGGCGACCTTCTCGGAGATGGACTCTGCGACCTTCTCGGTGATCGAGCCGGCGGCAGGCCTGAGGCCACTGCGTGCGCTGTCGGTCGTCTCGCTCATGCGGAGACGGTACCCGTCGCGGCCAACATCGTCACAGACTTCACTCGGCCCGGTCAGGCTCCGACATGGTTAACCTAAGAACGTGGCTGACTGGAAGGACGGAGTACGGCGGGTCCTCTACCCGGCGTACGAGGCACGCCTCCAGGCCAGGCTCGACTCCGCCCGGCTGCCGCAGCACATCGGCGTCATGCTCGACGGCAACCGACGCTGGGCCAAGGCCGTCGGCCGCGACACGGCGCACGGGCACCGTGCCGGGGCGGCGAACATCGAGCCGCTGCTGACCTGGTGCGACGAGGTCGGCACCGAGGTGGTCACGCTGTGGCTGCTCTCCACCGACAACCTCAACCGCCCGGCGGCCGAGCTCGAGCCGCTGCTGCAGATCATCACCGAGGCGGTCGACTCCCTCGCCGACCAGCGCCGCTGGCGGCTGCACCCCGTCGGCGCGCTGGACCTGCTGCCGACCGAGGTCGCCGAGCGGCTCAAGGCCGCCGAGGAGGCGACCCGCGACGTGGACGGCATGCTGGTCAACGTCGCGGTGGGCTACGGCGGCCGCCGTGAGATCGCCGACGCCGTCCGGAGCCTGCTGCACGAGGTGGTCGCCCAGGAGATCGCCGTGGACGCGCTCACCCCCGAGCACATCGCCGAGGAGATCGAGGGCCGGCTCTACACCGCCGGCCAGCCCGACCCCGACCTGGTGATCCGCACGAGCGGCGAGCAGCGGCTCGGCGGCTTCCTGCTGTGGCAGAGCGCCAAGAGCGAGTTCTACTTCTGCGAGGCCTACTGGCCCGACTTCCGCCGGGTCGACTTCCTGCGCGCGCTGCGCGCCTACGCCCAGCGCGAGCGCCGCCTCGGCCGCTGACGGCGCCCGACGCCGCCCGACGGCCTCGGTCCCGCGAGCGCCGCAACCTAACGTTCACATTCCAGGTTCGGCGTGTTGCCACATTCGATGGGGTACCGGTCTTACCTTCGA from Nocardioides sp. BP30 encodes:
- a CDS encoding isoprenyl transferase, with protein sequence MADWKDGVRRVLYPAYEARLQARLDSARLPQHIGVMLDGNRRWAKAVGRDTAHGHRAGAANIEPLLTWCDEVGTEVVTLWLLSTDNLNRPAAELEPLLQIITEAVDSLADQRRWRLHPVGALDLLPTEVAERLKAAEEATRDVDGMLVNVAVGYGGRREIADAVRSLLHEVVAQEIAVDALTPEHIAEEIEGRLYTAGQPDPDLVIRTSGEQRLGGFLLWQSAKSEFYFCEAYWPDFRRVDFLRALRAYAQRERRLGR